One segment of Anguilla anguilla isolate fAngAng1 chromosome 1, fAngAng1.pri, whole genome shotgun sequence DNA contains the following:
- the LOC118226459 gene encoding CD276 antigen-like isoform X2, giving the protein MFLLVTVCFVLRFTGLSLAAFEVSVPQRRVLAVRGRPVVLGCSYAPSLGNSLEDLVVTWQTAGDNLVLHSFYYGQDQLAQQSARYRNRTSMFRPLLGAGNASLRLDRVGPQDSGRYLCSVDSLLGNGKAEVQLEYAAFYTEPKLNIQVHPSNISLEYQSKGYPAPQVQWTDSAGRNLTAREELSGPGEDGLLSLRTSVTLKDPGPGVNLSFTLRNAALGQVLERPVSLRLASDDIGHCTDCARVTIPLICFLCLLLLCLGLAAFAYLRRKRNRMPMAYCNGSETITSA; this is encoded by the exons ATGTTTCTCCTGGTAACCGTGTGTTTTGTACTTCGTTTTACAG GGTTGTCTCTGGCTGCCTTTGAGGTGAGCGTCCCGCAGCGGAGGGTGCTGGCGGTGCGAGGCCGGCCGGTGGTTTTGGGGTGCAGCTACGCGCCCAGCCTCGGCAACAGTCTGGAGGACCTGGTGGTGACGTGGCAGACAGCGGGGGACAACCTGGTCCTGCACAGCTTCTATTATGGGCAGGACCAGCTGGCCCAGCAGAGCGCCCGCTACCGGAACCGCACCTCGATGTTTCGCCCCCTGCTCGGCGCCGGAAACGCCTCTCTGAGGCTGGACCGGGTTGGCCCGCAGGACTCCGGGCGCTACCTCTGCTCCGTCGACAGCCTGCTGGGAAATGGCAAAGCGGAGGTGCAGCTGGAGTACGCGG CGTTCTACACCGAGCCCAAGCTCAACATCCAGGTCCACCCCAGCAACATCAGCCTGGAGTATCAGAGCAAGGGGTACCCCGCGCCCCAGGTCCAGTGGACCGACTCCGCGGGCCGCAACCTGACTGCCCGGGAGGAGCTGTCCGGGCCCGGGGAGGACGGGCTCCTGTCCCTGAGGACCAGCGTGACGCTGAAGGACCCCGGTCCCGGAGTCAACCTGAGCTTCACCCTGAGGAACGCCGCCCTGGGACAGGTGCTGGAGAGGCCCGTCTCCCTCAGGCTGG CTTCCGATGACATTGGGCATTGCACAGACTGCGCCAGAGTGACCATCCCACTCATTTGCTTTctctgcctgctgctgctgtgtctggGACTGGCAGCCTTCGCGTACCTCCGACGCAAGAGGAACAGAATGCCGATGGCATACTGCAACGGCTCGGAAACAATTACCTCCGCgtga
- the LOC118226459 gene encoding CD276 antigen-like isoform X1: MFLLVTVCFVLRFTGLSLAAFEVSVPQRRVLAVRGRPVVLGCSYAPSLGNSLEDLVVTWQTAGDNLVLHSFYYGQDQLAQQSARYRNRTSMFRPLLGAGNASLRLDRVGPQDSGRYLCSVDSLLGNGKAEVQLEYAGETTSCPRTADSQVQPGRAFYTEPKLNIQVHPSNISLEYQSKGYPAPQVQWTDSAGRNLTAREELSGPGEDGLLSLRTSVTLKDPGPGVNLSFTLRNAALGQVLERPVSLRLASDDIGHCTDCARVTIPLICFLCLLLLCLGLAAFAYLRRKRNRMPMAYCNGSETITSA; this comes from the exons ATGTTTCTCCTGGTAACCGTGTGTTTTGTACTTCGTTTTACAG GGTTGTCTCTGGCTGCCTTTGAGGTGAGCGTCCCGCAGCGGAGGGTGCTGGCGGTGCGAGGCCGGCCGGTGGTTTTGGGGTGCAGCTACGCGCCCAGCCTCGGCAACAGTCTGGAGGACCTGGTGGTGACGTGGCAGACAGCGGGGGACAACCTGGTCCTGCACAGCTTCTATTATGGGCAGGACCAGCTGGCCCAGCAGAGCGCCCGCTACCGGAACCGCACCTCGATGTTTCGCCCCCTGCTCGGCGCCGGAAACGCCTCTCTGAGGCTGGACCGGGTTGGCCCGCAGGACTCCGGGCGCTACCTCTGCTCCGTCGACAGCCTGCTGGGAAATGGCAAAGCGGAGGTGCAGCTGGAGTACGCGGGTGAGACAACTTCCTGTCCCAGAACGGCAGACAGCCAGGTGCAGCCAGGTAGAG CGTTCTACACCGAGCCCAAGCTCAACATCCAGGTCCACCCCAGCAACATCAGCCTGGAGTATCAGAGCAAGGGGTACCCCGCGCCCCAGGTCCAGTGGACCGACTCCGCGGGCCGCAACCTGACTGCCCGGGAGGAGCTGTCCGGGCCCGGGGAGGACGGGCTCCTGTCCCTGAGGACCAGCGTGACGCTGAAGGACCCCGGTCCCGGAGTCAACCTGAGCTTCACCCTGAGGAACGCCGCCCTGGGACAGGTGCTGGAGAGGCCCGTCTCCCTCAGGCTGG CTTCCGATGACATTGGGCATTGCACAGACTGCGCCAGAGTGACCATCCCACTCATTTGCTTTctctgcctgctgctgctgtgtctggGACTGGCAGCCTTCGCGTACCTCCGACGCAAGAGGAACAGAATGCCGATGGCATACTGCAACGGCTCGGAAACAATTACCTCCGCgtga
- the LOC118226432 gene encoding CD276 antigen-like isoform X3, with the protein MASLLTEGSSLAAFEVSVPQQRVLAVRGRPVVLGCSYAPSNSLEGLVVTWQTAEDNLVLHSFYYGQDQLDQQSARYRNRTSMFRPLLGAGNASLRLDRVGPQDSGRYLCSVDSLQGNGKAEVQLEYAGETTSCPRTADSQVQPGRAFYTEPKLNIQVHPSNISLQYQSEGYPAPQVQWTDSAGRNLTAREELSGPGEDGLLSLRTSVTLKDPGPGVNLSFTLRNAALGQVLERPVSLRLASDDIGHCTDCARVTIPLICFLCLLLLCLGLAAFAYFRRKRNRMPMAYCNGSETITSA; encoded by the exons ATGGCAAGCCTATTAACGGAAG GGTCATCTCTCGCTGCCTTTGAGGTGAGCGTCCCGCAGCAGAGGGTGCTCGCGGTGCGAGGCCGGCCGGTGGTTTTGGGGTGCAGCTACGCGCCCAGCAACAGTCTGGAGGGCCTGGTGGTGACGTGGCAGACAGCGGAGGACAACTTGGTCCTGCACAGCTTCTATTATGGGCAGGACCAGCTGGACCAGCAGAGCGCCCGCTACCGGAACCGCACCTCGATGTTCCGGCCCCTGCTCGGCGCCGGAAACGCCTCTCTGAGGCTGGACCGGGTCGGCCCGCAGGACTCCGGGCGCTACCTCTGCTCCGTCGACAGCCTGCAGGGAAATGGCAAAGCGGAGGTGCAGCTGGAGTACGCGGGTGAGACAACTTCCTGTCCCAGAACGGCAGACAGCCAGGTGCAGCCAGGTAGAG CGTTCTACACCGAGCCCAAGCTCAACATCCAGGTCCACCCCAGCAACATCAGCCTGCAGTATCAGAGCGAGGGGTACCCCGCGCCCCAGGTCCAGTGGACCGACTCCGCGGGCCGCAACCTGACTGCCCGGGAGGAGCTGTCTGGGCCCGGGGAGGACGGGCTCCTGTCCCTGAGGACCAGCGTGACGCTGAAGGACCCCGGTCCCGGAGTCAACCTGAGCTTCACCCTGAGGAACGCCGCCCTGGGACAGGTGCTGGAGAGGCCCGTCTCCCTCAGGCTGG cttcCGATGACATTGGGCATTGCACAGACTGCGCCAGAGTGACCATCCCACTCATTTGCTTTctctgcctgctgctgctgtgtctggGACTGGCAGCCTTCGCGTACTTCCGACGCAAGAGGAACAGAATGCCGATGGCATACTGCAACGGCTCGGAAACAATTACCTCCGCGTga
- the LOC118226432 gene encoding CD276 antigen-like isoform X1, with protein MASRKKPVCFKAVVLGLGFLCDSWVGIRGSSLAAFEVSVPQQRVLAVRGRPVVLGCSYAPSNSLEGLVVTWQTAEDNLVLHSFYYGQDQLDQQSARYRNRTSMFRPLLGAGNASLRLDRVGPQDSGRYLCSVDSLQGNGKAEVQLEYAGETTSCPRTADSQVQPGRAFYTEPKLNIQVHPSNISLQYQSEGYPAPQVQWTDSAGRNLTAREELSGPGEDGLLSLRTSVTLKDPGPGVNLSFTLRNAALGQVLERPVSLRLASDDIGHCTDCARVTIPLICFLCLLLLCLGLAAFAYFRRKRNRMPMAYCNGSETITSA; from the exons ATGGCCAGCCGAAAAAAGCCAGTCTGCTTTAAGGCAGTCGTTTTAGGACTTGGATTTCTCTGTGACAGCTGGGTGGGAATAAGAG GGTCATCTCTCGCTGCCTTTGAGGTGAGCGTCCCGCAGCAGAGGGTGCTCGCGGTGCGAGGCCGGCCGGTGGTTTTGGGGTGCAGCTACGCGCCCAGCAACAGTCTGGAGGGCCTGGTGGTGACGTGGCAGACAGCGGAGGACAACTTGGTCCTGCACAGCTTCTATTATGGGCAGGACCAGCTGGACCAGCAGAGCGCCCGCTACCGGAACCGCACCTCGATGTTCCGGCCCCTGCTCGGCGCCGGAAACGCCTCTCTGAGGCTGGACCGGGTCGGCCCGCAGGACTCCGGGCGCTACCTCTGCTCCGTCGACAGCCTGCAGGGAAATGGCAAAGCGGAGGTGCAGCTGGAGTACGCGGGTGAGACAACTTCCTGTCCCAGAACGGCAGACAGCCAGGTGCAGCCAGGTAGAG CGTTCTACACCGAGCCCAAGCTCAACATCCAGGTCCACCCCAGCAACATCAGCCTGCAGTATCAGAGCGAGGGGTACCCCGCGCCCCAGGTCCAGTGGACCGACTCCGCGGGCCGCAACCTGACTGCCCGGGAGGAGCTGTCTGGGCCCGGGGAGGACGGGCTCCTGTCCCTGAGGACCAGCGTGACGCTGAAGGACCCCGGTCCCGGAGTCAACCTGAGCTTCACCCTGAGGAACGCCGCCCTGGGACAGGTGCTGGAGAGGCCCGTCTCCCTCAGGCTGG cttcCGATGACATTGGGCATTGCACAGACTGCGCCAGAGTGACCATCCCACTCATTTGCTTTctctgcctgctgctgctgtgtctggGACTGGCAGCCTTCGCGTACTTCCGACGCAAGAGGAACAGAATGCCGATGGCATACTGCAACGGCTCGGAAACAATTACCTCCGCGTga
- the LOC118226432 gene encoding CD276 antigen-like isoform X2 yields MASRKKPVCFKAVVLGLGFLCDSWVGIRGSSLAAFEVSVPQQRVLAVRGRPVVLGCSYAPSNSLEGLVVTWQTAEDNLVLHSFYYGQDQLDQQSARYRNRTSMFRPLLGAGNASLRLDRVGPQDSGRYLCSVDSLQGNGKAEVQLEYAAFYTEPKLNIQVHPSNISLQYQSEGYPAPQVQWTDSAGRNLTAREELSGPGEDGLLSLRTSVTLKDPGPGVNLSFTLRNAALGQVLERPVSLRLASDDIGHCTDCARVTIPLICFLCLLLLCLGLAAFAYFRRKRNRMPMAYCNGSETITSA; encoded by the exons ATGGCCAGCCGAAAAAAGCCAGTCTGCTTTAAGGCAGTCGTTTTAGGACTTGGATTTCTCTGTGACAGCTGGGTGGGAATAAGAG GGTCATCTCTCGCTGCCTTTGAGGTGAGCGTCCCGCAGCAGAGGGTGCTCGCGGTGCGAGGCCGGCCGGTGGTTTTGGGGTGCAGCTACGCGCCCAGCAACAGTCTGGAGGGCCTGGTGGTGACGTGGCAGACAGCGGAGGACAACTTGGTCCTGCACAGCTTCTATTATGGGCAGGACCAGCTGGACCAGCAGAGCGCCCGCTACCGGAACCGCACCTCGATGTTCCGGCCCCTGCTCGGCGCCGGAAACGCCTCTCTGAGGCTGGACCGGGTCGGCCCGCAGGACTCCGGGCGCTACCTCTGCTCCGTCGACAGCCTGCAGGGAAATGGCAAAGCGGAGGTGCAGCTGGAGTACGCGG CGTTCTACACCGAGCCCAAGCTCAACATCCAGGTCCACCCCAGCAACATCAGCCTGCAGTATCAGAGCGAGGGGTACCCCGCGCCCCAGGTCCAGTGGACCGACTCCGCGGGCCGCAACCTGACTGCCCGGGAGGAGCTGTCTGGGCCCGGGGAGGACGGGCTCCTGTCCCTGAGGACCAGCGTGACGCTGAAGGACCCCGGTCCCGGAGTCAACCTGAGCTTCACCCTGAGGAACGCCGCCCTGGGACAGGTGCTGGAGAGGCCCGTCTCCCTCAGGCTGG cttcCGATGACATTGGGCATTGCACAGACTGCGCCAGAGTGACCATCCCACTCATTTGCTTTctctgcctgctgctgctgtgtctggGACTGGCAGCCTTCGCGTACTTCCGACGCAAGAGGAACAGAATGCCGATGGCATACTGCAACGGCTCGGAAACAATTACCTCCGCGTga